In the Streptomyces formicae genome, one interval contains:
- a CDS encoding DUF998 domain-containing protein: MSPRKQPRDTPRARPAVRSVALLLLLGALAYSTWLLEVFLPTGLSPLSSYVSELAAEDQPYGTFFRTADLLGGLFVLLGAAAALIRLPHRGLTTAGWAGLVLFGAATVADSRLPLSCAPAADAACVARERAGDVPWTHAAHAFSSSIAIVGALVGMVLLTVVARRRADALPLLARTGPAVVAVELAATVWTLASVAAFDAGHGTWGLGVAQRLQLLSIAVWIALLACSLPATAAARGSTGAAVRRG; the protein is encoded by the coding sequence ATGTCCCCACGGAAACAGCCGCGCGACACCCCTCGCGCACGCCCCGCCGTCCGGTCCGTCGCGCTCCTCCTGCTCCTCGGTGCCCTGGCGTACAGCACGTGGCTCCTTGAGGTCTTCCTGCCCACCGGCCTCTCGCCGCTGAGTTCGTACGTCAGTGAGCTCGCGGCCGAGGACCAGCCGTACGGGACGTTCTTCCGCACGGCCGACCTGCTCGGCGGGCTCTTCGTCCTCCTGGGCGCGGCGGCCGCGCTGATCCGGCTGCCGCACAGGGGCCTGACCACGGCGGGCTGGGCCGGTCTCGTGCTGTTCGGGGCCGCCACGGTCGCCGACTCACGACTGCCGCTGAGCTGCGCGCCGGCCGCCGACGCGGCCTGCGTCGCCCGGGAGCGTGCGGGCGACGTCCCCTGGACGCACGCCGCGCACGCGTTCAGCAGCAGCATCGCGATCGTCGGGGCGCTGGTCGGCATGGTGCTCCTCACGGTCGTCGCCCGGCGCCGCGCCGACGCCCTGCCGCTGCTCGCGCGCACCGGGCCCGCCGTCGTCGCCGTCGAACTGGCCGCCACCGTCTGGACCCTGGCATCCGTCGCCGCGTTCGACGCCGGGCATGGGACCTGGGGGCTCGGCGTGGCCCAGCGGCTCCAGCTCCTCTCCATCGCGGTGTGGATCGCGCTCCTCGCGTGCTCGCTGCCGGCCACCGCGGCGGCCAGGGGATCCACCGGGGCGGCGGTGCGGCGGGGGTGA
- a CDS encoding APC family permease yields the protein MTRTDEPAQTGEGTLPEPDPAMPRQVISWVTLALMTTASVASLRPSPSMAIYGLAAVFLYLLPAVVFLLPTALVGAELASGWSGGIYRWVSEALGKPLGFVAVWCQFAMTIAYYPSLLAYVASTFAYVIHPSLAENGLYVAIVIVVIYWTGVWITSRGTRTVAGLSSLGLVIGTLIPGVVLVVLGLVFLGQGNASAAPMSPDHWLPPWTGLASLVLIVNNFLSYAGMEMNGVHVSSLRRPRTEYPRSIFLATGLVLLIFILPALAISWVMPSEQLSLTAGLMQAFQAFFDHFHVGWMTKIVGIMLVMAALGGMLTWLAGPSKGLVTLARQEGYLPPFLQKFNKAGVPRNIMVAQGVVTTLIGVLYAFSDDVSSAYWMFSVITVQIYLIAYLLMFVSVVRLRTSQPHVARGFVVPAVTLVAGVGFVASLLALAIGFVPPDQFGKGPLWRYLLIVGGGLLALGVLAPAAFLTFRKPGWIHPDHRALDGTK from the coding sequence ATGACGCGTACGGACGAACCGGCACAGACCGGAGAAGGCACCCTGCCGGAGCCCGACCCCGCCATGCCGAGGCAGGTCATCTCCTGGGTGACGCTCGCCCTCATGACCACCGCGTCCGTGGCCAGCCTGCGCCCCTCCCCGTCGATGGCCATCTACGGGCTCGCCGCGGTCTTCCTCTACCTGCTGCCCGCCGTCGTCTTCCTGCTCCCCACCGCCCTGGTCGGCGCCGAACTGGCCTCCGGGTGGTCCGGCGGCATCTACCGGTGGGTGAGCGAGGCGCTCGGCAAGCCGCTGGGGTTCGTCGCCGTGTGGTGCCAGTTCGCCATGACCATCGCGTACTACCCGAGCCTGCTCGCCTACGTCGCCTCGACGTTCGCGTACGTCATCCACCCGAGCCTCGCCGAAAACGGCCTCTACGTAGCGATCGTCATCGTCGTCATCTACTGGACGGGTGTGTGGATCACCTCGCGCGGCACCAGGACCGTCGCGGGGCTCTCCTCGCTCGGGCTCGTCATCGGCACGCTCATCCCCGGCGTCGTCCTCGTCGTGCTCGGCCTCGTCTTCCTGGGGCAGGGCAACGCGTCCGCCGCCCCCATGTCCCCCGACCACTGGCTGCCGCCGTGGACCGGGCTCGCCAGCCTGGTCCTCATCGTCAACAACTTCCTCTCCTACGCGGGCATGGAGATGAACGGCGTCCACGTGTCGTCGCTGCGCCGCCCCCGCACCGAGTACCCGCGCTCGATCTTCCTCGCCACCGGCCTCGTCCTGCTGATCTTCATCCTTCCGGCCCTGGCCATCAGCTGGGTCATGCCGTCGGAGCAGCTCAGCCTCACCGCGGGGCTCATGCAGGCGTTCCAGGCGTTCTTCGACCACTTCCACGTCGGCTGGATGACGAAGATCGTCGGCATCATGCTCGTCATGGCCGCGCTCGGCGGCATGCTCACCTGGCTCGCCGGTCCTTCCAAGGGGCTGGTGACGCTCGCACGGCAGGAGGGCTATCTGCCGCCCTTCCTGCAGAAGTTCAACAAGGCGGGCGTGCCGCGGAACATCATGGTCGCCCAGGGCGTGGTCACCACCCTGATCGGCGTCCTCTACGCCTTCAGCGATGACGTCTCCAGCGCCTACTGGATGTTCTCGGTCATCACCGTGCAGATCTATCTGATCGCCTACCTGCTGATGTTCGTGTCCGTCGTACGGCTGCGGACGTCCCAGCCGCACGTGGCGCGCGGCTTCGTGGTGCCGGCCGTGACGCTCGTCGCGGGCGTCGGATTCGTCGCCTCGCTCCTCGCCCTCGCCATCGGCTTCGTGCCGCCCGACCAGTTCGGCAAGGGGCCGCTCTGGCGCTATCTGCTGATCGTCGGCGGCGGTCTGCTCGCGCTCGGCGTCCTGGCGCCCGCCGCCTTCCTCACGTTCCGCAAACCCGGCTGGATCCACCCCGACCACAGGGCACTCGATGGAACCAAATAG
- a CDS encoding multicopper oxidase family protein, which yields MRKAVLPAEGPHAVSRRTLLGAAAAVAGTGVLAACSGTESGGHGDAAGPEGYVDPAGEEVAAAEKKRARGGKVREVRLMAMETKLDLGGPQVKTWAYGEGLPGKEVRVTAGDTLALTLANHLPEATSLHWHGIALRNDMDGVPGLTQKDIRPGGDFTYRFAVPHPGTYWFHPHSGTQQDRGLYAPLIVEDPKEPLTYDKEWVIVLDDWVDGVDGSTPDGVLAELSKGMGGHDMGGEKDGSGGMDHGGGHDMSNMSFTSARKAPSPKPSGPSRMMMGAKSDLLGGDAGDVAYPHYLINGRAPKGPSQFRARPGDRIRLRLINAGGDTAFRVALGGHEMTVTHTDGFPVAHAKTDALLLGMGERYDVLVTAKDGTFPLTAVAEGKKAVALAVLRTGGGAAPTASTRPEELTGRLLTADKLRSHESVALKSRKPDRTIRLQLTGGMAKYDWAFDKKPYSPGQRHPVRAGERVRLVFANSTSMWHPVHLHGHTFALANAAGGPRKDTAIVLPNGTLTVDFDADNPGLWMIHCHNVYHAEAGMMTVLGYRK from the coding sequence ATGCGTAAAGCCGTCCTGCCCGCGGAAGGCCCGCACGCCGTTTCCCGCCGCACCCTGCTCGGCGCCGCGGCGGCCGTCGCGGGGACGGGCGTCCTCGCGGCCTGCTCCGGCACGGAATCCGGCGGCCACGGCGACGCGGCAGGCCCCGAGGGCTATGTCGACCCGGCGGGCGAGGAAGTCGCCGCCGCGGAGAAGAAGCGCGCCCGCGGCGGCAAGGTCCGCGAGGTCCGCCTGATGGCCATGGAGACCAAGCTCGACCTGGGCGGCCCCCAGGTGAAGACGTGGGCGTACGGCGAAGGGCTGCCGGGCAAGGAGGTCCGCGTCACCGCGGGCGACACCCTGGCGCTCACCCTCGCCAACCACCTCCCCGAGGCCACGTCCCTGCACTGGCACGGCATCGCCCTGCGCAACGACATGGACGGCGTCCCCGGCCTCACCCAGAAGGACATCAGGCCCGGCGGCGACTTCACCTACCGCTTCGCGGTGCCGCACCCGGGGACGTACTGGTTCCACCCGCACTCCGGCACCCAGCAGGACCGCGGGCTGTACGCGCCGCTGATCGTCGAGGACCCCAAGGAGCCCCTGACGTACGACAAGGAGTGGGTGATCGTCCTCGACGACTGGGTCGACGGGGTGGACGGCTCCACCCCGGACGGCGTGCTCGCCGAGCTCAGCAAGGGCATGGGCGGCCACGACATGGGCGGCGAGAAGGACGGCTCGGGCGGCATGGACCACGGCGGCGGCCACGACATGTCGAACATGTCCTTCACCTCGGCGCGCAAGGCCCCGTCGCCGAAGCCTTCGGGGCCCTCGCGGATGATGATGGGCGCCAAGAGCGACCTGCTCGGGGGCGACGCGGGCGATGTCGCCTACCCGCACTACCTGATCAACGGGCGGGCGCCGAAGGGCCCTTCGCAGTTCCGCGCCCGCCCCGGCGACCGCATCCGCCTTCGCCTCATCAACGCGGGCGGTGACACGGCCTTCCGGGTGGCGCTCGGCGGCCACGAGATGACGGTGACGCACACGGACGGCTTCCCCGTGGCGCACGCGAAGACGGACGCCCTGCTCCTGGGCATGGGCGAGCGGTACGACGTGCTCGTCACGGCCAAGGACGGCACCTTCCCGCTGACCGCCGTGGCCGAGGGCAAGAAGGCAGTGGCGCTCGCGGTGCTGCGCACGGGCGGCGGGGCCGCGCCGACCGCCTCCACCCGGCCCGAGGAGCTGACGGGCCGTCTCCTGACCGCCGACAAGCTGCGGTCGCACGAATCCGTCGCGCTGAAGTCCCGCAAGCCGGACCGCACGATCAGGCTCCAGCTGACCGGCGGCATGGCGAAGTACGACTGGGCCTTCGACAAGAAGCCGTACTCCCCCGGCCAGCGCCACCCCGTGCGGGCGGGCGAGCGGGTCCGCCTGGTCTTCGCCAACTCGACGTCGATGTGGCACCCCGTGCACCTGCACGGCCACACCTTCGCCCTGGCGAACGCGGCGGGCGGCCCCCGCAAGGACACCGCGATCGTCCTGCCGAACGGCACGCTGACGGTGGACTTCGACGCGGACAACCCGGGCCTGTGGATGATCCACTGCCACAACGTCTACCACGCGGAGGCAGGAATGATGACGGTCCTCGGCTACCGCAAGTAG
- a CDS encoding NAD+ synthase, which yields MPQLRLALNQIDSTVGDLAGNAEAIVRWTRHSAEQGAHLVAFPEMALTGYPVEDLALRSSFVRASRDALHALAARLDDEGLGELPVVVGYLDRTDEAKPRFGQPAGAPRNAGAVLHRGEAVLTYSKHHLPNYGVFDEFRYFVPGETLPVVRVHGVDVALAICEDLWQDGGRVPATRTAGAGLLLSINASPYEQNKDDQRLELVRKRAQEAGCTTAYLAMIGGQDELVFDGDSIVVDKDGGVIARAPQFAEGCVVLDLELPAAGEVPSGVVDDGLRVEHVTVSAEPLPAYEAELTGGYAERLDDDEEVYSALVVGLRAYAAKNGFSSVLIGLSGGIDSALTAAIACDALGARNVHGVAMPSRYSSEHSITDAEELARRTGLPLRTVPIAPMFDAYMGSLGLTGLAEENLQSRLRGTTLMALSNQEGHIVLAPGNKSELAVGYSTLYGDSVGAYGPIKDVYKTSVFRLARWRNRAAEERGQLPPIPENSLSKPPSAELRPDQVDTDSLPDYPVLDGILELYVDRDQSADAIVAAGYDRELVVKTLRMVDTAEYKRRQYPPGTKISAKGFGKDRRLPITNRWRESATG from the coding sequence GTGCCCCAACTACGTCTCGCCCTGAATCAGATCGACTCGACCGTCGGAGATCTCGCCGGGAACGCCGAGGCGATCGTCCGCTGGACCCGGCACTCCGCCGAGCAGGGGGCGCATCTCGTCGCGTTCCCCGAGATGGCACTCACCGGGTACCCCGTGGAGGACCTCGCCCTGCGCTCGTCCTTCGTCCGGGCCTCGCGGGACGCGCTGCACGCGCTCGCCGCGCGCCTCGACGACGAGGGCCTCGGCGAGCTGCCGGTGGTCGTCGGCTACCTGGACCGCACCGACGAGGCGAAACCCAGGTTCGGCCAGCCCGCGGGCGCCCCGCGCAACGCGGGCGCGGTGCTGCACCGCGGCGAGGCCGTCCTGACCTACTCCAAGCACCACCTGCCCAACTACGGCGTCTTCGACGAGTTCCGTTACTTCGTGCCGGGCGAGACCCTGCCGGTGGTGCGCGTGCACGGCGTCGACGTGGCCCTGGCCATCTGCGAGGACCTCTGGCAGGACGGCGGCCGCGTGCCCGCGACCCGTACGGCGGGCGCGGGCCTGCTGCTCTCCATCAACGCGTCGCCGTACGAGCAGAACAAGGACGACCAGCGCCTGGAGCTGGTGCGCAAGCGCGCCCAGGAGGCGGGCTGCACCACCGCCTACCTCGCGATGATCGGCGGCCAGGACGAGCTGGTCTTCGACGGCGACTCGATCGTCGTCGACAAGGACGGCGGCGTCATCGCGCGTGCGCCGCAGTTCGCCGAGGGCTGCGTCGTGCTCGACCTGGAGCTGCCCGCGGCGGGCGAGGTGCCCTCCGGCGTCGTCGACGACGGTCTGCGCGTCGAGCACGTCACGGTCTCCGCCGAGCCGCTGCCCGCGTACGAGGCGGAGCTCACCGGCGGGTACGCGGAGCGGCTCGACGACGATGAGGAGGTGTACTCGGCGCTCGTGGTGGGCCTGCGCGCGTACGCCGCGAAGAACGGGTTCAGCAGCGTCCTGATCGGGCTCTCCGGCGGCATCGACTCGGCGCTCACCGCGGCCATCGCCTGCGACGCGCTCGGGGCGCGGAACGTGCACGGTGTCGCGATGCCCTCCCGCTACTCCTCCGAGCACTCGATCACCGACGCGGAGGAGCTGGCGCGGCGGACCGGGCTGCCGCTGCGGACCGTGCCGATCGCCCCGATGTTCGACGCGTACATGGGATCGCTCGGTCTGACCGGGCTCGCCGAGGAGAACCTCCAGTCGCGCCTGCGCGGCACGACGCTGATGGCGCTCTCCAACCAGGAGGGCCACATCGTGCTCGCACCGGGCAACAAGTCCGAGCTAGCGGTGGGGTATTCGACTCTCTACGGAGACTCCGTCGGGGCGTACGGACCGATCAAGGACGTCTACAAGACCTCGGTCTTCCGGCTCGCGCGGTGGCGCAACCGCGCGGCCGAGGAGCGCGGACAGCTCCCGCCGATCCCGGAGAACTCCCTCAGCAAGCCGCCGAGCGCGGAGCTGCGGCCCGACCAGGTCGACACGGACTCGCTGCCCGACTACCCCGTCCTCGACGGCATCCTGGAGCTCTACGTCGACCGCGACCAGAGCGCCGACGCGATCGTGGCCGCGGGCTACGACAGGGAGCTCGTGGTCAAGACGCTGCGGATGGTCGACACCGCCGAGTACAAGCGCCGCCAGTACCCGCCGGGCACCAAGATCTCCGCCAAGGGCTTCGGCAAGGACCGCAGGCTGCCCATCACCAACCGCTGGCGCGAGTCGGCGACGGGCTGA
- a CDS encoding MFS transporter, translating to MPLALLALAVGAFGIGTTEFVMMGLLPNVADDLHISIPTAGHLVSAYALGVVIGAPLLAAVTAKMPRRRVLIGLMALFVVGNALSAAAPDYHWLMAARFLSGLPHGAFFGVGAVVATGLVGPERKARSVSLMFLGLTVANIVGVPVGTAMGQQLGWRATFLGVSAIGIAAVAALALLVPADHGHGEAVGLRGELRALRSVPVWLALGTTVAGFGALFSAYSYITPMLTDSAGYAESSVTLLLALFGVGATAGNLLGGRLADHSLRGTLFGGLTSLAVVLALFPLLMGAGWSAALAVVLLGMAAFTTGSPLQLMVMEKAAAAPSLASSANQAAFNLANAGGAWIGGLALAAGFGVTSPAVTGALLAVLGLAVAGAAYLVDLRSPVAGTERLVATGAPVKEPSRHH from the coding sequence ATGCCCCTGGCCCTGCTCGCCCTCGCCGTGGGCGCCTTCGGCATCGGCACGACCGAGTTCGTGATGATGGGCCTGCTGCCCAACGTCGCCGACGACCTGCACATATCCATCCCGACCGCGGGACACCTCGTCTCCGCGTACGCCCTCGGCGTCGTCATCGGCGCCCCGCTGCTCGCCGCCGTCACCGCCAAGATGCCGCGCAGGCGCGTACTGATCGGTCTGATGGCCCTGTTCGTGGTGGGCAACGCCCTGTCGGCCGCCGCGCCCGACTACCACTGGCTGATGGCCGCCCGGTTCCTCAGCGGACTGCCGCACGGCGCCTTCTTCGGCGTCGGCGCCGTCGTCGCCACCGGCCTCGTCGGCCCCGAGCGCAAGGCCCGCTCGGTCTCCCTGATGTTCCTCGGCCTCACCGTCGCCAACATCGTCGGCGTCCCCGTGGGTACGGCGATGGGGCAGCAGCTCGGCTGGCGCGCCACGTTCCTCGGGGTGAGCGCGATCGGCATCGCCGCCGTCGCCGCGCTCGCCCTGCTCGTCCCCGCCGACCACGGCCACGGCGAGGCGGTCGGCCTGCGCGGCGAGCTGCGGGCGCTGCGCAGCGTGCCGGTCTGGCTCGCGCTCGGTACGACGGTCGCGGGCTTCGGCGCGCTCTTCTCCGCGTACAGCTACATCACGCCGATGCTCACCGACTCGGCGGGCTACGCCGAATCCAGCGTCACCCTGCTGCTCGCCCTCTTCGGCGTGGGCGCCACCGCGGGCAACCTGCTCGGCGGCCGCCTCGCCGACCACTCGCTGCGGGGCACCCTCTTCGGCGGCCTGACCTCGCTGGCCGTCGTCCTCGCGCTGTTCCCGCTCCTGATGGGCGCCGGGTGGAGCGCGGCGCTCGCCGTGGTGCTGCTCGGCATGGCGGCGTTCACCACGGGCTCGCCCCTGCAGCTGATGGTCATGGAGAAGGCGGCCGCGGCCCCCTCGCTCGCCTCGTCCGCGAACCAGGCGGCGTTCAACCTCGCCAACGCGGGCGGTGCCTGGATCGGCGGCCTCGCCCTCGCCGCGGGCTTCGGCGTCACGTCCCCCGCGGTGACGGGCGCGCTGCTCGCGGTGCTCGGACTCGCGGTCGCGGGCGCCGCCTACCTGGTCGACCTGCGCTCGCCGGTGGCGGGCACGGAGCGCCTGGTGGCGACGGGGGCTCCGGTCAAGGAGCCGTCCCGCCACCACTGA
- a CDS encoding endonuclease/exonuclease/phosphatase family protein, which produces MAQAYKTETDSDGSGPERPGSWFRRLLDGWRGDPGIWRRGLVTAGAALLIALVMLFHAQIPNNIGNLGSLTETFLPWLGVFIPVIVVIGVVRKSATALIAVLLPTVIWINQFGGLISDKSGGEGDLTVATHNVNADNTDPTGTAQDVAASGADVLALEELTADAVPTYEKALSRIYKYHSVKGTVGVWSKYPLADTKPVDIKLGWVRALRTTVDTPKGEVAVYVAHLPSVRVKLDAGFTANQRDESADALGEAISKERLGKIILLGDLNGTMNDRALNGVTAQMRSTQGAAGNGFGFSWPASFPMARIDQIMVKGVEPVSSWTLPKTNSDHLPIAARVELSE; this is translated from the coding sequence ATGGCGCAGGCGTACAAGACGGAGACGGACAGCGACGGCTCGGGGCCCGAGCGTCCGGGGTCCTGGTTCCGGCGCCTGCTCGACGGCTGGCGCGGCGACCCCGGCATCTGGCGGCGCGGCCTGGTCACCGCGGGTGCCGCGCTCCTGATCGCCCTGGTCATGCTGTTCCACGCGCAGATCCCCAACAACATCGGCAACCTCGGCAGCCTGACCGAGACCTTCCTGCCCTGGCTCGGCGTCTTCATCCCGGTGATCGTCGTCATCGGGGTGGTGCGCAAGTCCGCCACCGCCCTGATCGCGGTGCTGCTGCCCACGGTCATCTGGATCAACCAGTTCGGCGGCCTGATCAGCGACAAGTCGGGCGGCGAGGGCGACCTGACCGTGGCCACGCACAACGTGAACGCGGACAACACCGACCCGACGGGCACGGCCCAGGACGTCGCCGCTTCCGGCGCGGACGTGCTGGCCCTCGAAGAGCTCACCGCGGACGCCGTGCCGACGTACGAGAAGGCGCTCTCGCGCATCTACAAGTACCACTCGGTCAAGGGCACGGTCGGCGTGTGGAGCAAGTACCCGCTGGCCGACACCAAGCCCGTGGACATCAAGCTGGGCTGGGTCCGCGCGCTGCGGACCACCGTCGACACCCCCAAGGGCGAGGTCGCCGTCTACGTGGCGCACCTGCCGTCGGTGCGCGTGAAGCTCGACGCGGGCTTCACCGCCAACCAGCGCGACGAGAGCGCCGACGCGCTCGGCGAGGCCATCTCCAAGGAGCGGCTCGGCAAGATCATCCTGCTCGGCGACCTGAACGGCACGATGAACGACCGCGCCCTGAACGGCGTGACCGCGCAGATGCGCTCCACGCAGGGCGCCGCGGGCAACGGCTTCGGCTTCAGCTGGCCCGCGTCGTTCCCGATGGCCCGCATCGACCAGATCATGGTCAAGGGCGTCGAGCCGGTCTCCTCCTGGACGCTGCCCAAGACGAACAGCGACCACCTGCCGATCGCGGCGCGGGTCGAGCTCTCCGAGTAA
- a CDS encoding TetR/AcrR family transcriptional regulator encodes MGRGAPAGKGVPVARGGRGRPRSEAVEQAIIEGVVRLLEDGVSLTELSIERIARTAGVGKATIYRRWDGKEALFVDVLRVFEEPDPELPGTSVRDDLVVILEGLRRRGLTMRSSVLLHNVFAQMKALPKLWDAYHSTVIDPRRRTMVEVLRRGMAEGVLRTDVDIEMANDLFVGPMLLRTVMRPDAPLDDDLAERIVDTVLEGLRPQAAS; translated from the coding sequence ATCGGCAGGGGGGCACCCGCGGGCAAGGGCGTGCCCGTCGCGCGGGGCGGCCGCGGCCGCCCCAGGAGCGAGGCCGTGGAACAGGCGATCATTGAGGGCGTGGTGCGGCTCCTGGAGGACGGCGTGTCGCTCACGGAGCTGTCCATCGAGCGGATCGCCCGCACCGCGGGCGTCGGCAAGGCCACCATCTACCGGCGCTGGGACGGCAAGGAGGCACTCTTCGTCGACGTCCTGCGCGTCTTCGAGGAGCCGGACCCCGAGCTGCCGGGCACCTCGGTGCGCGACGATCTCGTGGTCATCCTGGAGGGCCTGCGCCGGCGCGGCCTCACCATGCGCTCCTCGGTGCTGCTGCACAACGTCTTCGCGCAGATGAAGGCCCTCCCCAAGCTGTGGGACGCCTACCACAGCACGGTCATCGACCCCCGCCGCCGCACCATGGTCGAGGTGCTGCGGCGGGGCATGGCCGAGGGCGTGCTCCGCACGGACGTCGACATCGAGATGGCCAACGACCTGTTCGTCGGCCCCATGCTGCTGCGCACGGTGATGCGCCCCGACGCGCCGCTCGACGACGACCTCGCGGAGCGGATCGTCGACACCGTCCTCGAAGGGCTGCGACCGCAGGCGGCGTCCTAG
- a CDS encoding MFS transporter, translated as MPTPAVPASPRIPEAVHRRRWAILGVLMLSLLIVVLDNSILNVAIKTISTPAPTGLGATQGELEWAINAYTLVFAGLLFTAGLLGDRLGRKRVLLGGLVVFGLGSALAAESASPVQLIAFRAVMGLGAAFVMPATLAILMNVFERDEQPKAIGIWAGGVGLAIAIGPITGGVLLDHFWWGSVFFVNVPIVLIALALMVWLVPDSRDPKPGRIDLVGVALSVVGLVLLVYGIIKGGQLADFTDPAVLATIAAGLAVLVAFVLYEKRSDHPSIDIAYFKNRVFSAAISAIALVFFSLMGVTFFAVFYTQSVRGYSPLQTGLLMLPLAAAQLIFAPRARLVVDRFGVRAVCTGGLLLVAAMLVAFTALEADTPIWLLEVIFFLMGTGMAHIMTPTSVVIMQALPREKAGSASALSNTFRQVGGALGIAVLGSVLSAAYRSGVEDKLTLLPAGARHAAGESIEATLGVAAKLGPRGEPLVSAANDSFLHAMHVTALCGAGVALIGSVIVFLFLPGRTPKPDEPQEKPEPVGASEH; from the coding sequence ATGCCAACTCCTGCCGTACCCGCCTCGCCCCGCATCCCGGAAGCCGTGCACCGGCGCCGCTGGGCGATCCTCGGGGTGCTCATGCTCAGCCTGTTGATCGTGGTGCTCGACAACTCGATCCTGAACGTCGCCATCAAGACGATCTCGACCCCGGCGCCCACCGGCCTCGGCGCCACCCAGGGCGAGCTCGAATGGGCCATCAACGCCTACACGCTCGTCTTCGCGGGCCTGCTGTTCACCGCGGGCCTGCTCGGCGACCGGCTCGGCCGCAAGAGGGTCCTGCTCGGCGGCCTCGTCGTCTTCGGCCTCGGCTCGGCGCTCGCCGCGGAGTCCGCCTCACCCGTCCAACTCATCGCGTTCCGCGCGGTGATGGGCCTCGGCGCGGCCTTCGTGATGCCCGCGACCCTCGCCATCCTGATGAACGTCTTCGAGCGCGACGAGCAGCCCAAGGCCATCGGCATCTGGGCGGGCGGCGTCGGCCTCGCCATCGCGATCGGCCCGATCACCGGCGGCGTGCTGCTCGACCACTTCTGGTGGGGCTCGGTCTTCTTCGTGAACGTGCCGATCGTGCTGATCGCGCTCGCCCTGATGGTCTGGCTGGTGCCCGACTCGCGCGACCCCAAGCCGGGCCGGATCGACCTGGTCGGCGTCGCGCTCTCCGTCGTCGGCCTCGTCCTGCTCGTCTACGGCATCATCAAGGGCGGCCAGCTCGCCGACTTCACCGACCCGGCCGTCCTCGCCACCATCGCCGCGGGCCTCGCCGTGCTCGTCGCCTTCGTGCTGTACGAGAAGCGCAGCGACCACCCGTCCATCGACATCGCGTACTTCAAGAACCGGGTCTTCTCCGCGGCGATCAGCGCCATCGCGCTCGTCTTCTTCTCGCTGATGGGCGTGACGTTCTTCGCGGTCTTCTACACCCAGAGCGTGCGCGGCTACTCGCCGCTCCAGACCGGTCTGCTGATGCTCCCGCTGGCCGCGGCCCAGCTCATCTTCGCGCCGCGCGCCCGCCTCGTCGTCGACCGCTTCGGCGTCCGCGCGGTGTGCACCGGCGGCCTGCTCCTGGTGGCGGCGATGCTGGTGGCCTTCACGGCCCTGGAGGCCGATACGCCGATCTGGCTCCTGGAGGTCATCTTCTTCCTGATGGGCACCGGCATGGCGCACATCATGACGCCGACCAGCGTCGTGATCATGCAGGCCCTGCCGCGCGAGAAGGCGGGCTCCGCGTCCGCCCTCAGCAACACCTTCCGGCAGGTCGGCGGCGCCCTGGGCATCGCGGTGCTCGGCTCGGTGCTCTCCGCGGCGTACCGCAGCGGCGTCGAGGACAAGCTGACCCTGCTGCCCGCGGGGGCGCGGCACGCGGCGGGCGAGTCGATCGAGGCGACGCTCGGCGTCGCCGCGAAGCTCGGCCCGCGCGGCGAGCCGCTGGTGAGCGCGGCCAACGACTCCTTCCTGCACGCCATGCACGTCACGGCGCTGTGCGGCGCGGGCGTCGCGCTGATCGGTTCGGTGATCGTCTTCCTGTTCCTGCCGGGGCGTACGCCGAAGCCGGACGAGCCCCAGGAGAAGCCCGAGCCGGTGGGCGCTTCGGAGCACTGA